A genomic window from Thiomonas arsenitoxydans includes:
- a CDS encoding glutamate synthase-related protein, whose amino-acid sequence MSTPLNSAPGAEIAALSRDGLYCPQNEHDACGVGFVAHIKGVKSHDIVQNGLLILKNLDHRGAVGADKLMGDGAGILIQLPDAFFREEMAAQGVELPPPGEYGVGMIFLPREQASRLACEQEIERAIRAEGQVLLGWRDVAVDAEMPMSPTVRAKEPVIRQVFIGRGPDVMVTDALERKLFVIRKTASHAIQKLDLRHGKEYFVPSMSARTIVYKGLLLADQVGEYYKDLKDPRVVSALALVHQRFSTNTFPEWPLAHPYRLVAHNGEINTVKGNYNWMRAREGAVSSPVLGADLQKLWPLIYPGQSDTASFDNCLELLLMAGYPLSHAMMMMIPEAWEQHTLMDPRRRAFYEYHAAMMEPWDGPAAIAFTDGRQIGATLDRNGLRPARYIVTDDDLVIMASESGVLPISESHIVKKWRLQPGKMFLIDMEAGRIIDDKEIKSQLASARPYGQWIENLRIRIDDLDHLGHAEPSSIPLLDRQQAFGYTQEDLKFLMAPMAEKGDEAVGSMGNDAALAVLSNRAKPLYNYFKQLFAQVTNPPIDSIRENMVMSLVSFIGPRPNLLDINQVNPPMRLEVSQPVLDYDDMARLRSIAQHTGGKFRSFELDICYPVAWGHEGIEARIASICAEAVDALKSGHNILIITDRHMSAQRVAIPALLALSAVHQHLTAHGLRTQTGLVVETGSARETHHFAVLAGYGAEAVHPYLALDTIAAMAKDLPGDLSVEKAITNYVKAIGKGMQKVMSKMGISTYMSYCGAQIFEAVGLSRALVDKYFTGTSTQVEGIGVFEVGEEALRMHRDAFGDSPVLANMLDAGGDYAWRTRGEEHMWTPDAIAKLQHSARSNNYNTYKEYAQIINDQSRRMLTLRGLFEFKIDPSKAIAIDEVEPAAEIVKRFATGAMSLGSISTEAHSTLAVAMNRIGGKSNTGEGGEDPLRYRPEMRTGSSGIQDGDTLGSVLGAERVVSDIPLKKGDSLRSKIKQVASGRFGVTAEYLASADQIQIKMAQGAKPGEGGQLPGGKVSEYIGMLRYSVPGVGLISPPPHHDIYSIEDLAQLIHDLKNANSRASISVKLVAESGVGTVAAGVAKAKADHVVIAGHDGGTGASPLSSIKHAGSSWEIGLAETQQTLVLNRLRSRIRVQVDGQIKTGRDVVIGALLGADEFGFATAPLVVEGCIMMRKCHLNTCPVGVATQDPALRKKFSGKPEHVVNFFFFIAEEVRAIMAQLGVRKFDDLVGRTELLDARKGVEHWKARGLDFSRVFHQPDVPADVPRRQTEEQDHGLAKALDHVLIERARPALERGEKVQFIQNARNVNRTVGAMLSGEVARRYGHDGLPDDTIHIQMEGTGGQSFGAFLARGITLYLIGEANDYTGKGLSGGRVVVRPSLDFRGDAPSNIIVGNTVLYGAIEGEAFFRGVAGERFAVRNSGATTVVEGTGDHGCEYMTGGTVLVLGETGRNFAAGMSGGMAYVYDVDGQFAKRCNTSMVALDKVLPAAEQKAQQAEALWHRGQTDEAQLRKLLQDHLRWTGSQRARELLDTWEEARGRFVKVFPHEYKRALGEMAAKREAQAATDKAKAPVGHASVPAK is encoded by the coding sequence ATGTCCACGCCCCTAAATTCCGCCCCTGGCGCCGAAATCGCCGCCCTGTCCCGCGACGGGCTTTATTGCCCGCAAAACGAGCACGACGCCTGCGGCGTGGGTTTCGTGGCGCACATCAAAGGGGTGAAGTCGCACGACATCGTGCAAAACGGTCTGCTCATTCTCAAAAACCTCGACCATCGCGGCGCGGTGGGGGCCGACAAGCTCATGGGCGACGGCGCGGGCATCCTGATCCAGCTTCCAGACGCTTTTTTCCGCGAAGAAATGGCGGCGCAGGGCGTGGAACTGCCGCCGCCGGGCGAGTATGGCGTGGGCATGATCTTCCTGCCGCGCGAGCAGGCTTCGCGTCTGGCCTGCGAGCAGGAAATCGAGCGCGCCATCCGCGCCGAAGGCCAGGTACTGCTCGGCTGGCGTGATGTGGCCGTCGATGCCGAAATGCCGATGTCGCCCACGGTGCGGGCCAAGGAGCCGGTGATCCGCCAGGTGTTCATCGGCCGCGGCCCGGATGTGATGGTGACCGACGCGCTGGAGCGCAAGCTGTTCGTCATCCGCAAGACCGCCAGCCACGCCATCCAGAAGCTCGATCTGCGTCACGGCAAAGAGTATTTCGTGCCGTCGATGTCAGCGCGCACCATTGTGTACAAGGGCCTGCTGCTGGCCGATCAGGTGGGCGAGTATTACAAAGACCTCAAAGACCCGCGCGTGGTGTCGGCGCTGGCGCTGGTGCACCAGCGGTTTTCCACCAACACCTTCCCCGAGTGGCCGCTGGCGCACCCCTACCGGCTGGTGGCGCACAACGGCGAGATCAACACCGTCAAGGGCAACTACAACTGGATGCGCGCGCGCGAAGGCGCCGTGTCTTCGCCGGTGCTCGGCGCCGATCTGCAAAAGCTCTGGCCGCTGATCTACCCCGGACAGAGCGATACCGCCAGCTTCGACAACTGCCTTGAGCTGCTGCTGATGGCGGGCTACCCGCTGTCGCACGCCATGATGATGATGATCCCCGAGGCCTGGGAACAGCACACGCTCATGGACCCGCGCCGCCGCGCCTTCTACGAGTACCACGCCGCGATGATGGAGCCGTGGGACGGCCCGGCCGCGATCGCCTTTACCGATGGACGCCAGATCGGCGCCACGCTCGATCGCAACGGCCTGCGCCCGGCGCGTTACATCGTGACCGACGACGATCTGGTCATTATGGCGTCCGAGTCGGGCGTGCTGCCCATATCCGAGAGCCATATCGTCAAGAAGTGGCGTCTGCAGCCGGGAAAAATGTTCCTCATCGACATGGAGGCCGGCCGCATCATCGACGACAAGGAAATCAAGAGCCAGCTCGCCAGTGCGCGTCCCTACGGTCAGTGGATCGAAAACCTGCGTATCCGCATTGACGACCTCGATCATCTGGGCCACGCCGAGCCCTCGTCCATCCCCCTGCTCGACCGCCAGCAGGCCTTCGGCTACACGCAGGAAGACCTCAAGTTCCTGATGGCGCCGATGGCCGAAAAGGGCGACGAGGCTGTGGGTTCAATGGGCAACGACGCCGCGCTGGCGGTGTTGTCCAACCGCGCCAAACCGCTTTACAACTACTTCAAGCAGCTATTCGCGCAGGTGACCAATCCGCCGATCGATTCGATCCGCGAGAACATGGTGATGTCGCTGGTGTCCTTCATCGGCCCTCGGCCCAATCTGCTCGACATCAATCAGGTCAATCCGCCCATGCGGCTGGAAGTCAGCCAGCCGGTGCTCGACTACGACGACATGGCGCGGCTGCGCTCCATTGCCCAGCACACCGGCGGCAAGTTCCGCAGCTTCGAACTCGACATCTGTTATCCGGTGGCCTGGGGGCATGAAGGCATCGAGGCGCGCATTGCGTCCATTTGCGCCGAAGCGGTGGATGCGCTCAAGAGCGGCCACAACATTCTCATCATCACCGACCGCCACATGAGCGCGCAGCGCGTGGCCATTCCCGCGCTGCTTGCCTTGAGCGCGGTGCATCAGCACCTCACCGCCCACGGTCTGCGCACGCAGACCGGGCTGGTGGTGGAAACCGGCAGCGCGCGCGAAACGCATCATTTCGCCGTGCTCGCAGGCTATGGCGCCGAGGCGGTGCACCCGTATCTGGCGCTCGACACCATTGCGGCAATGGCCAAAGACCTGCCGGGCGATCTCAGTGTCGAGAAGGCCATCACCAACTACGTCAAGGCCATCGGCAAGGGCATGCAGAAGGTGATGTCCAAAATGGGCATCTCCACTTATATGAGCTATTGCGGCGCGCAAATCTTCGAGGCCGTGGGCCTGTCGCGCGCGCTGGTGGACAAATACTTCACCGGCACTTCCACGCAGGTCGAAGGCATCGGCGTGTTCGAGGTGGGCGAAGAAGCGCTGCGCATGCACCGCGATGCCTTCGGCGATTCGCCCGTGCTCGCCAATATGCTCGATGCAGGCGGCGACTATGCCTGGCGCACCCGCGGCGAAGAACACATGTGGACGCCCGACGCCATCGCCAAGCTGCAGCATTCGGCGCGCTCCAACAACTACAACACCTACAAGGAATACGCGCAGATCATCAACGACCAGTCGCGCCGCATGCTCACCCTGCGCGGCCTGTTCGAGTTCAAGATCGACCCCAGCAAGGCCATTGCCATCGATGAGGTGGAACCGGCCGCTGAGATCGTCAAGCGCTTTGCCACCGGCGCCATGTCGCTGGGCTCCATTTCCACGGAAGCGCACTCGACCCTGGCGGTGGCGATGAACCGCATCGGCGGCAAGAGCAATACCGGCGAGGGCGGCGAAGACCCGCTGCGCTACCGGCCTGAAATGCGCACGGGTTCAAGCGGCATCCAGGACGGCGACACCCTCGGCAGCGTGCTCGGTGCCGAGCGCGTCGTCAGCGACATTCCGCTGAAAAAAGGCGATTCGCTGCGTTCCAAGATCAAGCAGGTCGCTTCCGGCCGCTTCGGCGTCACCGCCGAATACCTGGCCAGCGCCGACCAGATCCAGATCAAGATGGCGCAGGGTGCCAAGCCCGGCGAGGGCGGGCAGTTGCCCGGCGGCAAGGTGTCCGAGTACATCGGCATGCTGCGCTACTCGGTGCCGGGCGTGGGCCTTATCTCGCCGCCGCCGCACCACGACATCTATTCCATCGAAGACCTGGCCCAGCTCATCCACGATCTGAAAAACGCCAATTCCCGCGCGTCCATCAGCGTCAAGCTGGTGGCTGAAAGCGGCGTGGGCACGGTGGCCGCCGGGGTGGCCAAGGCCAAGGCTGATCATGTGGTCATCGCCGGGCATGACGGCGGCACGGGCGCCTCGCCGCTGTCCTCCATCAAGCATGCTGGATCTTCATGGGAAATCGGTCTTGCCGAAACCCAGCAAACCCTGGTGCTCAACCGCTTGCGCAGCCGCATCCGCGTGCAGGTGGACGGCCAGATCAAGACCGGCCGCGACGTGGTCATCGGCGCGCTGCTGGGCGCCGACGAATTCGGCTTCGCCACCGCGCCGCTGGTGGTCGAGGGCTGCATCATGATGCGCAAATGCCACCTCAACACCTGCCCGGTGGGCGTGGCCACGCAAGACCCGGCGCTGCGCAAAAAGTTTTCGGGCAAGCCCGAGCATGTGGTGAATTTCTTTTTCTTCATCGCCGAGGAAGTGCGCGCCATCATGGCCCAGCTCGGCGTGCGCAAGTTCGACGATCTGGTCGGCCGCACCGAGCTGCTCGACGCGCGCAAGGGCGTCGAGCACTGGAAGGCGCGCGGGCTCGATTTCAGCCGCGTGTTCCATCAGCCCGATGTGCCTGCCGACGTGCCGCGCCGTCAGACCGAAGAGCAGGATCATGGCCTCGCCAAGGCGCTCGATCATGTGCTGATTGAACGCGCCCGTCCCGCGCTGGAGCGCGGCGAGAAAGTGCAGTTCATCCAGAACGCGCGCAACGTCAACCGCACCGTGGGCGCCATGCTTTCCGGCGAAGTGGCGCGGCGCTATGGCCATGACGGCCTGCCCGACGACACCATCCACATCCAGATGGAAGGCACGGGCGGCCAGAGCTTCGGCGCTTTCCTCGCCCGCGGCATCACGCTCTACCTCATCGGTGAAGCCAACGACTACACCGGCAAGGGGCTGTCGGGCGGCCGCGTGGTGGTGCGCCCCAGTCTCGATTTCCGTGGCGACGCGCCGAGCAACATCATCGTCGGCAATACCGTGCTCTACGGCGCGATCGAAGGCGAAGCCTTTTTCCGCGGGGTGGCGGGCGAGCGCTTCGCCGTGCGCAATTCCGGTGCGACCACCGTGGTCGAAGGCACGGGCGACCACGGCTGCGAATACATGACCGGCGGCACGGTGCTGGTGCTGGGCGAAACCGGCCGCAACTTCGCTGCCGGCATGAGCGGCGGCATGGCTTACGTCTACGACGTGGACGGCCAGTTCGCCAAGCGCTGCAATACCTCCATGGTGGCGCTCGACAAGGTGCTTCCGGCTGCCGAGCAGAAAGCGCAGCAGGCCGAAGCGCTATGGCACCGCGGCCAGACCGACGAAGCCCAGTTGCGCAAGCTGCTGCAAGACCATCTGCGCTGGACCGGCTCGCAGCGCGCGCGTGAATTGCTCGACACCTGGGAAGAGGCGCGCGGCCGCTTTGTCAAAGTATTCCCGCACGAGTACAAGCGGGCGCTGGGTGAAATGGCTGCCAAGCGCGAGGCGCAGGCCGCCACGGATAAAGCCAAAGCGCCCGTCGGCCACGCCAGCGTGCCCGCCAAATAA
- a CDS encoding glutamate synthase subunit beta, with the protein MGKITGFMEFERQEEQYEAPAVRLKHWKEFVHELPEDKAKTQAGRCMDCGIPFCNNGCPVNNIIPDFNDLVWQGDWKRALDVLHSTNNFPEFTGRICPAPCEAACTLGINEAPVGIKSIEHAIIDRGWNEGWVTPQLPAHKTGKTVAVVGSGPAGLAAAQQLARAGHAVTVFEKNDRAGGLLRYGIPDFKMEKSHIDRRIAQMQAEGVTFRTGVLVAELPKDGPGATVANWAKETLTPAQLQADFDAVLLTGGAEFPRDLPVPGRELDGIHFAMEFLPLQNKVNAGDKLKNQITATGKHVVVIGGGDTGSDCVGTSNRHGAASVTQFEVMPQPPEAENKPLVWPYWPIKLRTSSSHEEGCSRDWAVATKEFIPGTGKDKNKVKQLKACRVEWKDGRMQEVPGSEFTLPADLVLLAMGFVHPVGSVLDAFGIDKDARGNAKAGTEDETGYATNVPKVFAAGDMRRGQSLVVWAIREGRQAAREIDRFLMGSTVLPR; encoded by the coding sequence ATGGGAAAAATCACCGGATTCATGGAATTCGAGCGGCAGGAAGAACAGTACGAAGCCCCCGCCGTGCGGCTCAAGCACTGGAAGGAATTCGTCCACGAACTGCCGGAAGACAAGGCCAAGACGCAGGCTGGGCGCTGCATGGACTGCGGCATTCCGTTCTGCAACAACGGTTGCCCGGTCAACAACATCATTCCCGACTTCAACGACCTCGTGTGGCAGGGCGATTGGAAGCGCGCGCTCGACGTGCTGCACTCGACCAACAACTTCCCCGAGTTCACCGGGCGCATCTGTCCCGCGCCGTGCGAGGCGGCCTGCACCCTGGGCATCAATGAAGCGCCGGTGGGCATCAAGTCCATCGAGCACGCCATCATCGACCGGGGCTGGAACGAAGGCTGGGTGACGCCGCAGCTGCCAGCGCACAAAACCGGCAAGACCGTGGCCGTGGTCGGCTCCGGCCCGGCTGGGCTGGCGGCGGCGCAGCAACTTGCCCGTGCGGGGCACGCTGTCACCGTGTTCGAGAAGAACGACCGCGCTGGCGGCCTGCTGCGCTACGGTATTCCCGATTTCAAAATGGAAAAGAGCCACATCGACCGTCGCATTGCGCAGATGCAGGCCGAGGGCGTGACCTTCCGCACCGGCGTGCTGGTGGCCGAACTGCCCAAGGACGGCCCCGGCGCCACTGTGGCCAACTGGGCCAAGGAGACCCTCACTCCCGCTCAGTTGCAGGCCGACTTCGACGCGGTGCTGCTGACCGGCGGCGCCGAGTTTCCCCGCGATCTGCCGGTGCCGGGGCGCGAACTCGATGGCATTCACTTCGCCATGGAGTTTCTGCCGCTGCAGAACAAGGTCAACGCCGGAGACAAGCTGAAAAACCAGATCACAGCCACGGGCAAGCATGTGGTGGTGATCGGCGGCGGCGACACCGGCTCGGACTGCGTGGGCACCAGCAACCGCCACGGCGCGGCCAGCGTCACCCAGTTCGAGGTCATGCCGCAGCCGCCTGAGGCAGAGAACAAGCCGCTGGTCTGGCCGTACTGGCCGATCAAGCTGCGCACCTCCAGCAGCCACGAAGAAGGCTGCTCGCGCGACTGGGCGGTGGCCACCAAGGAGTTCATCCCCGGAACCGGCAAGGACAAGAACAAGGTCAAGCAGCTCAAGGCCTGCCGCGTCGAATGGAAAGACGGCCGTATGCAGGAAGTGCCCGGCAGCGAGTTCACCCTGCCTGCCGATCTGGTGCTGCTGGCCATGGGCTTCGTGCATCCGGTGGGCAGTGTGCTCGACGCCTTCGGCATCGACAAGGACGCGCGCGGCAATGCCAAGGCGGGCACCGAAGACGAAACTGGCTATGCCACCAATGTGCCCAAGGTGTTCGCCGCGGGCGATATGCGCCGTGGTCAGAGCCTGGTGGTGTGGGCGATCCGCGAAGGCCGCCAGGCTGCGCGCGAGATCGACCGGTTTTTGATGGGCAGCACCGTGTTGCCACGTTGA
- a CDS encoding thioredoxin fold domain-containing protein yields the protein MVRSRFCSRLLCLCGAAFCLGALPVQAQQQAASPAVQTGVVPDIRAAAQVLAQLHKTTRIREGQGPRVLTVFFDPNCPYCRQLYSALRPYVGKDGLQVDWVPVAILAPSSAAKAATILQAKDRLQAFRATEEHGLDPNRPAPALPGAGQITAATGRILAANVGVLKQAGVYESVPLAVYRDRNGLAQLAMGAPRDQAALRAWLQSIGP from the coding sequence ATGGTCCGATCACGTTTTTGTTCTCGACTTCTTTGCCTCTGTGGTGCCGCCTTTTGTCTGGGCGCTCTACCCGTTCAGGCCCAGCAGCAGGCGGCTTCGCCCGCGGTGCAGACCGGGGTTGTGCCCGACATCCGGGCCGCGGCGCAGGTGCTCGCGCAGTTGCACAAGACCACGCGCATTCGTGAAGGGCAGGGCCCGCGCGTGCTCACCGTGTTTTTCGACCCCAATTGCCCCTATTGCCGACAGCTTTACAGCGCGCTGCGCCCCTACGTTGGCAAAGACGGTTTGCAGGTCGATTGGGTGCCCGTGGCCATTCTTGCGCCGAGCAGCGCGGCCAAGGCGGCCACCATCCTGCAGGCCAAAGACCGGCTGCAGGCGTTTCGCGCGACCGAAGAACATGGGCTCGACCCCAACCGCCCTGCACCGGCGCTACCGGGCGCGGGGCAAATCACGGCAGCCACCGGCCGCATCCTCGCCGCCAATGTCGGCGTGCTCAAACAGGCCGGGGTGTATGAAAGCGTGCCGCTGGCGGTCTATCGCGACCGCAACGGACTAGCACAACTCGCGATGGGCGCCCCACGCGATCAGGCTGCCCTGCGGGCGTGGCTGCAGTCGATCGGGCCCTGA
- a CDS encoding DnaJ C-terminal domain-containing protein, with protein MDYKDYYKVMGVERSATQDEIKRAYRKLARKYHPDVNKEAGSEAKFKELGEAYEVLKDPEKRAAYDQLGSNWRAGQDFQPPPDWGAGFEQRGGMPGNEADFSDFFEALFARSAGGARRAGAGQGGPGAQGMHLRGQDHHAQILIDLEDAYRGATRTLNLRMPEVDAQGHVVTRERTLRVQIPKGVRAGQHIRLAGQGAPGLGEGGAGDLYLEIGFNPHGLYRVEGRDVFIDLPLAPWEAALGAEVNVPTPDGKVALKIPPATGSGRRLRLKGRGIPGATPGDLYVVAQVALPPADTEAARSAYRRLQEDFSSFNPRAALYQGAQS; from the coding sequence ATGGACTACAAGGATTACTACAAGGTCATGGGCGTGGAGCGCAGCGCGACGCAAGACGAAATCAAGCGCGCCTACCGCAAGCTCGCCCGCAAATACCACCCGGACGTGAACAAGGAAGCCGGTTCCGAGGCCAAGTTCAAGGAATTGGGCGAGGCCTACGAAGTGCTCAAAGACCCGGAAAAGCGCGCGGCCTACGATCAGCTCGGCAGCAACTGGCGCGCCGGTCAAGACTTTCAGCCGCCGCCAGACTGGGGCGCGGGCTTCGAGCAGCGCGGCGGCATGCCGGGCAACGAGGCCGATTTCAGCGACTTTTTCGAGGCCCTGTTCGCGCGCAGCGCAGGCGGCGCGCGGCGCGCGGGGGCAGGCCAGGGCGGGCCGGGAGCCCAAGGTATGCACCTGCGCGGGCAGGATCACCATGCGCAAATCCTCATCGATCTGGAAGACGCCTACCGAGGCGCGACCCGAACGCTCAACCTTCGCATGCCCGAAGTCGATGCGCAGGGGCATGTGGTGACGCGCGAGCGCACTCTGCGGGTGCAGATTCCCAAAGGGGTGCGCGCCGGGCAGCACATCCGTCTGGCGGGGCAGGGTGCGCCGGGTCTGGGTGAGGGTGGCGCGGGCGATCTTTATCTGGAAATCGGTTTCAACCCCCACGGGCTTTACCGCGTGGAAGGGCGCGACGTGTTCATCGACCTACCGCTGGCGCCGTGGGAAGCGGCGCTGGGCGCTGAAGTCAATGTGCCCACGCCCGACGGCAAGGTCGCGCTCAAAATTCCCCCGGCCACCGGCAGCGGGCGTCGCTTGCGGCTCAAGGGCCGCGGCATCCCTGGGGCCACGCCGGGCGATCTGTATGTGGTCGCGCAAGTGGCGCTGCCCCCGGCGGATACCGAGGCCGCCCGCTCGGCTTACCGTCGTCTGCAGGAAGATTTCTCCTCGTTCAACCCGCGCGCCGCGCTGTACCAAGGAGCTCAATCATGA
- a CDS encoding gamma-glutamylcyclotransferase, with amino-acid sequence MMREADDDHGLPQFPGRDPQDMLESTLASRPDGDLWVFGYGSLIWNPEVVHDEVRPARVWGWRRTLRMWSRINRGTEEAPGLVFALMSGGSCSGIALRVPQSRAERELRQLWKREMPRAVYDPRWIACRTPQGVVQALAFTLQPSSPSYTGELDDAQLLDILRTCRGRYGTTFDYVARTAQALRDIGIRDAELERIMELAAQHRLDAKSA; translated from the coding sequence ATGATGCGCGAAGCCGATGACGATCACGGCCTGCCCCAGTTTCCGGGGCGGGATCCGCAAGACATGCTGGAGTCCACGCTGGCCAGCCGCCCTGATGGCGACCTCTGGGTGTTCGGCTACGGCTCGCTGATCTGGAACCCGGAAGTCGTGCATGACGAAGTGCGTCCAGCGCGGGTGTGGGGCTGGCGGCGCACCTTGCGCATGTGGTCGCGCATCAACCGGGGCACGGAAGAAGCGCCCGGCCTGGTGTTCGCGCTGATGTCCGGCGGTTCCTGCAGCGGCATTGCCCTGCGCGTGCCCCAAAGTCGGGCCGAGCGCGAACTGCGCCAGTTGTGGAAGCGCGAAATGCCTCGCGCCGTCTATGACCCGCGCTGGATTGCCTGCCGCACTCCGCAGGGCGTGGTGCAGGCGCTCGCGTTCACCCTGCAGCCCAGCAGCCCGAGCTATACAGGTGAACTAGACGACGCGCAGTTGCTCGACATTCTGCGCACCTGCCGTGGCCGCTACGGCACCACTTTCGATTACGTCGCGCGCACTGCGCAGGCGCTGCGCGACATCGGCATTCGTGATGCCGAGTTGGAGCGCATCATGGAACTGGCCGCGCAGCACCGTCTCGACGCGAAGAGTGCTTGA
- a CDS encoding chaperone modulator CbpM, translating to MNAPSNANAAPLVGVVLEEQIDITVDQVCALCRVERTQIVHLVEEGVIDPMQPASAVAQWRFSGEALARARRAVRLQRELELNPAAAALVLDLLDEIAALREALRR from the coding sequence ATGAACGCCCCCTCGAACGCGAATGCCGCGCCCTTGGTCGGCGTGGTGCTGGAAGAACAGATCGACATCACGGTCGACCAGGTCTGTGCCCTTTGCCGGGTGGAGCGTACGCAGATCGTGCATCTGGTCGAAGAGGGCGTGATCGATCCGATGCAGCCCGCAAGCGCCGTGGCGCAATGGCGCTTCAGTGGCGAGGCGCTGGCACGGGCTCGCCGCGCGGTGCGGCTGCAGCGCGAGCTGGAACTCAATCCCGCCGCCGCTGCCCTGGTGCTCGATTTGCTCGACGAAATCGCTGCCTTGCGCGAGGCGCTGCGCCGCTGA
- the ycaO gene encoding 30S ribosomal protein S12 methylthiotransferase accessory factor YcaO produces the protein MTSPEHFIPGKDASLEQSIAMLRGRLRQLGFHLEERSWLNPVEGVWSVHVRDHDCALLFSNGKGASELAARASALGEFAERLSTHYFWTHFYLGEAIAHRAHVHAPGERWFPLNGDAWPEGLLNPELRAFYNPHEAVPAAQLVDLNSGNEARGICALPYQRLSDGATAYFPVNLIGNLYVSNGMSAGNTLMEARTQALSEIFERHVKFRIIREALCLPDVPEDVIARYPHIAVGIRGLREAGFGILVKDASLGGRYPVMNVTLLHPGDQGCFASFGAHPHFEIALERALTELLQGRALDALAGFPAPGFDRDEIADPQNLEIHFVDSSGVLSWEFLRSTPDFDFADWNFGASTEQDYHWSVAALHAEGHQIYVADFTQLGVYACRILVPGVSEIYPVDELEYENNSVGIALRSDIARLPELSGDECVALYDQIVELELADERPVSVLIGLAPDPDTAWAGLKIGELKLLLALASGDDDAILEGCAWLAQYGQRSPERLKVFRCIADLLKLQDTSEGVNESGVAEQRAQRVPIKAQSTAVPVGTARAYNTERNAEWDDLGVTSRHGGFVDTLSLYAPALRLLFGSHTLDLALALLNQEQRFWGLTTLGPNFEASISHSALLAAYRKVSG, from the coding sequence ATGACCTCCCCCGAACATTTCATTCCCGGCAAGGACGCTTCGCTCGAACAGTCCATCGCCATGCTGCGCGGCAGGCTCCGGCAGTTGGGCTTTCACCTCGAAGAGCGCTCCTGGCTCAACCCGGTGGAAGGTGTGTGGTCGGTGCATGTGCGCGATCACGACTGCGCACTGCTGTTCTCCAACGGCAAGGGCGCCTCGGAGCTGGCGGCGCGGGCTAGCGCGCTGGGCGAGTTTGCCGAGCGTCTGTCCACCCATTATTTCTGGACGCATTTCTACCTGGGCGAGGCAATAGCCCACCGTGCGCATGTGCATGCGCCGGGTGAGCGCTGGTTCCCGCTGAACGGCGACGCCTGGCCCGAGGGGCTGCTCAACCCCGAGCTGCGCGCCTTCTACAACCCGCACGAAGCGGTGCCTGCCGCGCAGCTCGTCGACCTCAACTCCGGCAACGAGGCACGCGGCATTTGCGCGCTGCCCTATCAGCGCCTGTCCGACGGCGCGACCGCCTACTTTCCGGTCAACCTCATCGGCAATCTGTATGTGAGCAACGGCATGTCGGCCGGTAACACGCTGATGGAAGCGCGCACCCAGGCGTTGTCGGAAATTTTCGAGCGCCATGTGAAGTTCCGCATCATCCGCGAAGCGCTGTGCCTGCCGGACGTGCCCGAGGACGTGATCGCGCGCTACCCGCACATTGCCGTCGGCATCCGCGGCCTGCGCGAGGCGGGTTTCGGCATCTTGGTGAAAGACGCTTCGCTCGGCGGGCGCTACCCGGTGATGAACGTCACCCTGCTGCACCCCGGCGATCAGGGCTGCTTCGCCAGCTTTGGCGCGCACCCGCATTTCGAGATCGCGCTGGAACGCGCCCTCACCGAATTGCTGCAGGGCCGCGCGCTCGACGCGCTGGCCGGATTTCCCGCTCCCGGCTTCGACCGTGACGAGATCGCCGATCCGCAAAACCTGGAAATCCACTTCGTCGATTCCAGCGGCGTGTTGTCGTGGGAGTTTTTGCGCAGTACGCCCGACTTCGACTTTGCCGACTGGAACTTCGGCGCCTCCACCGAACAGGATTACCACTGGTCGGTGGCCGCGCTGCACGCCGAGGGCCATCAGATCTATGTTGCCGACTTCACCCAGCTCGGCGTTTACGCCTGCCGCATCCTCGTGCCCGGGGTGAGCGAAATCTATCCGGTGGACGAACTCGAATACGAGAACAACAGTGTGGGCATTGCGCTGCGCTCCGACATCGCCCGCTTGCCGGAATTGTCCGGGGACGAATGCGTTGCGCTCTACGACCAAATCGTCGAACTGGAACTGGCCGACGAGCGCCCGGTGAGCGTGCTCATTGGTCTCGCCCCCGACCCCGACACCGCCTGGGCCGGGCTCAAGATCGGCGAACTCAAGCTGCTGCTGGCGCTGGCCAGCGGCGATGACGACGCCATTCTCGAAGGCTGCGCCTGGCTCGCCCAGTATGGCCAGCGCAGCCCGGAACGGCTCAAGGTGTTTCGCTGCATCGCCGATCTGCTCAAGCTGCAGGACACCTCAGAGGGTGTGAATGAATCCGGCGTGGCCGAGCAGCGTGCCCAAAGGGTTCCAATCAAGGCGCAAAGCACAGCCGTGCCCGTCGGCACGGCGCGCGCTTACAACACCGAACGCAACGCCGAGTGGGACGATTTGGGTGTGACGAGCAGGCATGGCGGATTCGTTGACACCCTCTCACTCTACGCCCCTGCGCTGCGCCTGCTCTTCGGCAGCCATACGCTCGACCTTGCGCTTGCGCTGCTCAATCAGGAACAACGCTTCTGGGGCCTGACCACCCTTGGCCCCAACTTCGAAGCCAGTATCAGCCACAGCGCCTTGCTGGCGGCGTATCGCAAAGTGAGTGGCTGA